The genomic window GTCAGGAGATACGGTACTTGAGATAGAAGCACTTTCAGACTAATTTGACATAAGAGAAGGCAGGGTTGGGGCACACGGAGTTCTCAGAACCTCGGTATCTTCACAACAGCAGCTGTGCTATTAAATATCTAGTTCACTGTCCCAAGCCATGTTGAAAGGGAGCCCTCAGAAAATGAGTGCACTCAAGAGTTTACgaatatttccaaaataatatGGCCTTGAAAAGCAGCTAAATGTAATAGCAGctataatataataaatatataagcaGATAACATAACGCCAGGTAATAATTTGGCTTGTAATCTGAAtggtaaagcaaataaaaaccatTAAACCCTTCCTTGggttaaaaaaaacaccacacacacagaggacttGGGTGACAGAACAAAAGATAACTCTGCAATTATTGATCTGAACAATAACGAGCTGACACCGTGCTGTCTCTTTAAGGAGCACACAGCTGCTCAGTTCTAACAGTTTCATGCTTGACAAGGATACTCCCTTTTCCTTATTCCATCATTATAGCCCtcactcctctccccttccccgtTTATGTAGCGACCTCCGAATTGCCTGGTCAGTTCATAAGCTTTGCGGGCAGCGACGTGTCATACGTGTCTGCAACGCGCGCAGggcgcctctgcctctgtaataACAACCGTGCAACTGTATAGCTTTGCTTTTAACAAACACCATGCAAGCAAACCAAAGCTAAACAAAGCTCAGTAGCCGGAAGGACTATGTCGTTTAAGCAGGTAGCTACATGTGGATAGCTAAAGAGATCGCTACAGTCTTTTAGACTTTGACTGTCTCCTGAGTGCAATTCTTCCGTAACACAAGCGTACTGCGTTCTTAACCAAACTCGGTATCAACTACAAGACGAGCTAACGTCTAAAACTCCCAAGTTACTGGGAGAGGCGACTACTACTGAAGTGCGCCGCAAACCCTACCCCAATGGCTCAGGAGATGGTCAGAGGTATGATGATACAGCAGGCAACAAAACCCATAGGCCAAATCCACGTGAGGGTTAAAACAGTTGCTTCTCCCAGACACCAGGCTCAAACCAGACAGGAGCTGAGCATCCAGATTCCACCCAGTTCAACCTTTAAGTATATCCTCAACTCACAGGCAATAAATTGAAAACAACTTGACGTCTGCAGCAACTATAGCCTTACACATCTGTTACGTGAAGCAAGAATGCTCTGCACGCCTggatttcccttcccttttcagaTGTTTCCAGCACTTTTGTGCAACTGAAGCGGTGACGCACTGTCACTTTAAGATGGATTTTGGAGCGTGGCCAGCCAGGAAAGACGGACACATCCGGTTCAGAGGTTAACGCTGGGCTGGCGAGACTGCACCGGCTGGAAGGAGCTGTCGGTGCAGGCTGCTGGGCGCTGCTTTCACACCGCGCCGTGCTCGGGGGCTCCGCACCAATGGTCCTCATCTCCTGTCTCCAGAGATGCATTCAGCTCATCATCTTGCCTGTATACATACTTGCCTACATGGGTTTATGGGACTCCTTCTATAAGAAAGTTTTTCCACATATCATGGCCAAGCTTGCACCAATCTACAACCATAAGGTCTACAAGCAGAAACAAGAGCTTTTCAGCAACTTAAGAAAATTTGCCGGCCCTTCAGGCCAGCTCAGGTTGTTGGAAATTGGCACAGGCACTGGCACCAATTTCCAGTTCTATCCACCAGGCTGCCGGCTTACGTGCACTGATCCTAATCCCAATTTCAGACAGTTCCTCCTCAAGAACCTCTCGGAGAACCCACACCTCCAGCTTGAACATTCGGTGGTTGCTTCTGGGGAGAATCTGCATCAAATACCGGATGGCACCATGGATGTGGTGGTGTGCACCTTAGTGTTGTGCTCTGTAACCAACGTCAACAAAGTCCTGAAAGAAGTTTTGCGAGTGCTCAGGCTGGTAAGCTGGGGCAgcgcgaggaggggggggaagtgATCCTGCTCTCACTTCTGGTTTCCTTTCCCCTGccaaattctctttctttctctcttgcaatctTGCATTTTGGAGAAGGCCTGCCAATTTCTTCACACTCTCCTGTGCTGTAAATACCTGTAGACCCTTCTGCGATCACAAGGGAGAGCATCCATCCATCCTGTATCCTGTAACATTCAGATGCAACAGAATCAAAGTGGTACTTCTGGTCTGCACAGCGTACCACTCGCAAGTAATTTCACCTGCGGATGGAAGAACTAGTTCATGCTGCTTTACCGCTCTCTCCTTAGCACCTGACTAGCGCACTGCCAAGCACGCAGAAAGCCTGGAGTACCCGCAAGGCCGTGCTGATTGCTGGGGCAATCGGGAGACAGCTACTCAGAGCACCCTGGCTCCTGCGCTTGCAGCTGGGCAGCCTGCAAAAACTCCAAGACCAAAACTctgtttcaagagaaaaaaagaaaaaaaaaaccccaaaaaacccagGAGGTCCCaggggctgggaggagcaggagtaGAGCAGCACAGAATAACGATTGCTGCAATAAAATGGTGGAAGTAAAGGGCACgaaaggagagaagcaggaagggaTGTGAATTCTAACTCAGATAAAAGATAAACAAGAATTTCAGTTTATAGTTGTCCTACGCATTCACTAGCAAGTGCTCTCACCTTTAGACCTTGTTCTCCTGACCAGGTATTTTCATTATAATCTAAGGTGACACTTGTAAAACGCCACATTCGTACACATTTACATACCTCTCTCCTactacaaaatacttttttttcccccccaccaggTATCTCAGAATAACTGGGGAAGGGTTTAAACTAAACTTAAGGCATCTCATATCCACATAGGTTGGGTTAAATCTATGTAACCGGTCAGAACCTTCCTGTGTCAATAAGACTTCATCCCTGGATGGGGCTAAAAGCCTACTTCCTTCTTCAAGGTAACCTTGCACACGCTTACAAAGCGATACTAGGGAAGAGGGAATAAGATCACACCCAATACGCTCCActaagaagggaagggaaacacCAGCTCAGACTCTTTGCCTTCTGTACGTGGATCCATTAAACAGCCTCTACTGTTAGGAGAAGGCTTGCTCACAATACTATAAACAACAGATAAAAGGCAAATCTCAACACTGAAAGGCATTGAATCAGATGCGGTAGAACACTGAGGGCGGCTGTAAGGCTGACAAAGAACAAACTATCACATGCTGTATATACTAGTTGtagcctctctctcccctccgcGGCATTTGATTTCTGCTTGCTAACAGCTATCTCATATGCTTTATAAACATTAAGAAATAAACTCTTTTAATTGCTGGT from Struthio camelus isolate bStrCam1 chromosome 28, bStrCam1.hap1, whole genome shotgun sequence includes these protein-coding regions:
- the LOC104144026 gene encoding thiol S-methyltransferase TMT1A → MVLISCLQRCIQLIILPVYILAYMGLWDSFYKKVFPHIMAKLAPIYNHKVYKQKQELFSNLRKFAGPSGQLRLLEIGTGTGTNFQFYPPGCRLTCTDPNPNFRQFLLKNLSENPHLQLEHSVVASGENLHQIPDGTMDVVVCTLVLCSVTNVNKVLKEVLRVLRLGGAFYFVEHVAADRSSWTYFWQKVCDPVWKCLGDGCSLSRETQKDLEKTNFSELNLRRIRVSPHWNPTSPHIIGYAVK